Proteins found in one Microtus pennsylvanicus isolate mMicPen1 chromosome 14, mMicPen1.hap1, whole genome shotgun sequence genomic segment:
- the Max gene encoding protein max isoform X3 has protein sequence MTSSGRMLFWSSKGKARADQVLCSWGIHFSSSLMEDASKRKFRALEKARSSAQLQTNYPSSDNSLYTNAKGGTISAFDGGSDSSSESEPEEPQSRKKLRMEAS, from the exons ATGACCTCAAGCGGCAGAATGCTCTTTTGGAGCAGCAAG GGGAAAGCGAGAGCTGATCAAGTTCTTTGTTCCTGGGGAattcacttctcttcctccctcatgGAAGATGCAAGTAAAAGGAAAT TCCGTGCACTGGAGAAGGCAAGGTCAAGTGCCCAACTGCAGACCAACTACCCCTCCTCAGACAACAGCCTCTACACCAACGCCAAGGGCGGCACCATCTCTGCCTTCGATGGGGGTTCAGACTCCAGCTCAGAGTCCGAGCCTGAAGAGCCCCAGAGCAGGAAGAAACTCCGGATGGAGGCCAGCTAA